The genomic DNA TGGAAACCTAAATCGACCCCTAAACCCAACGAAATCAATCGCATCTTTAACGAAAAATCGGTAGGATGAATCGCGAATTGAACCCTAAATGAAGCAATGGTCTTACCTTGTTACGGGATTTCGCTCCAATGGGGGTGGATGAATCGCGACTTGAATCCAAGAATGTAAAATGGTTGGGGGTGGATGAATCGAGCGAGAGAGGAGGAGTGAATAGCGTTTGATTTGGGCGATATAACCTAATTTGAATGATGATgtataaaacgacgtcgttttatccatcagaaacgacgtcgttttgatttttttccgaTGCCTGACACGTCGGAATTCAGGCATGCCACATAGGATTTTAAATTGCCGGAAATCACAGGGTCGGGTCGggttgggaaataccaaacaaaaagtaaagttcgtgactttatacgccaaaAAATggctcgtgggaaaaaccggaattcggGTAAAGTTcctgacttttaaggcagttatcccttaAGAATATTATCTATTTTGGGACCAAACCACAAACTTCTAAAGATCAGCCAAGCATGGTCATATATATTGCAAGCTTGCATGAATGCATTTAAAAGCACATGATTCGTGcaaatttaattcttatttttcagAATTTGATGCATGCTTAAAAACAGATACACCCATATTGACACCAAATCACATTATCACAGATATTAGCAAAGTTTGGCATACATATTAAGTTACTATTCTAAGGGTAAGTAATTACAAAATTACCTTTAGTGCACAACACCAATTTTAGTCGTTTATACTCTTAAAACCCCATTCTTTTCCTCTACAAAATATGAGAGTAAACTTTAATATTAATGGGAAATGATATTGTGGGAATGATTTTGCAGAATTCTCAGATTTATTACTGATGAAGCTCAGATTTACCTAATATATTACATCTATAATTACTATCTATTAGTATCATGCCCGGAGAGCTACTATTTCCATGCCTGCTACAGGTCAAGGTGAATAGATTTCTTTATATAGTCTCAAAACAACAATACAACATCAGTGACACCAAAGTAAACAATTACTAGAAAACAAACACAGTATCTCACCTCTAAAtatatgtttcaattgccattCATTTCCATGTGTATCCCTAGCAATCAATTCCTGTGTCGGAAGCTCAGAATCTGTTGGCTCATATTCTGATAGGAGAACAATCATTGTCAGCAAATATAAGAAATTAGCACCGAGTACATTTGTATATAGCTAAAGGAAGCAGATAAATAGTTACCAATGGGGGGAAGACACTCATTTGCATGTTTATGAAAGACAGAAAATCCACCATGTGTGCTGGTATCAGAAGCAGTAAAAACTTTGCAGGACGAATGAAATGCAGGTCTAGGAGTCCCATCAATAGGACTATCCGGACTTATTAGCTCACTTTGCTACAAACAGATTTACCCAGTTACATATTTAAGTTGCAAACCAAAAGATGCCTGCTTGATTTTTGAGCTAGGCACAATGAAAGAACAAACAtgattatttttccaaaatcaAGGAGCAAGCGAAAATCTATTAGGTTTAGTACCCCTAAACCCGACAAAGCCATGAACGTTCCCATATGTATTCCTATAGTGAAGAAATTGTTCCTTTTTCGTAATGCACGGCTCactattttctttaattttattctttttaagcTACATATTATTTGATTATCTGAttctggatttaaatttttgtcCTGAAGCATTGAAGAAGTTAATGAAATCTTTAATACTTAAGAGTTGTGCATCAGAACAGTTAACTCTTTCAAGTTCAGATACAAAATATACCTTACAATCGTGTTACTGTTGTCCTCAGCATCTCTAGCTGTTCCTTTCAAACTTTTTCGTACATGTTCTGTTCGGCCATTTGAAATTATCATTAgaagtaatataaatatatagacATTATAGGCATAAAATTGTGTTTCAATAATTTCAGTTTTGTAAATATATAGACATTATAGGCATAAAATTGTGTTCCATTCAAACGGTTGAATTGCCATT from Salvia splendens isolate huo1 unplaced genomic scaffold, SspV2 ctg745, whole genome shotgun sequence includes the following:
- the LOC121791184 gene encoding auxin response factor 1-like isoform X2; its protein translation is MKKQSELISPDSPIDGTPRPAFHSSCKVFTASDTSTHGGFSVFHKHANECLPPIEYEPTDSELPTQELIARDTHGNEWQLKHIFRVMHLISEILSAISHSYFGSRSSCN
- the LOC121791184 gene encoding auxin response factor 1-like isoform X1, which codes for MKKQSELISPDSPIDGTPRPAFHSSCKVFTASDTSTHGGFSVFHKHANECLPPIEYEPTDSELPTQELIARDTHGNEWQLKHIFRGCRVLPSIRAERGRGLRQWSVITVLKLMW